One Flammeovirga agarivorans DNA window includes the following coding sequences:
- a CDS encoding bifunctional alpha,alpha-trehalose-phosphate synthase (UDP-forming)/trehalose-phosphatase, whose amino-acid sequence MSKKTIIVSNRLPVTVNKNADNSLSFKPSSGGLATGLSTTYKQGGNLWIGWPGTYDHDQKEKEHIGVELKKDNMAPVFLTQEDVLKFYEGYSNKTLWPLFHYFTEYATYEKDLWDSYIHVNEMFRDAILQHAEPEDTIWVHDYQLLLLPGMLREALPNATIGFFQHIPFPSYEIFRLLPWRKETLEGVLGADLIGFHTYDDMRHFLSSVNRLLGYDSSLGLLKVKNRLVSVDAFPMGIDYDKFEKAADSEKTKQKVIAYGDLLSKNKSILSIDRLDYSKGIKHRLLGFDKFLSKYPEYQGQVSLILLVVPSRDKVDQYQHLKEEIDTLVGKINGKYSRMNWSPIHYFYRSFSFEGLSALYKASTVGLVTPLRDGMNLVCKEFVASKTDQQGVLILSEMAGAAKELSEAILINPNDENQIVEALYTALTMPEDEQRSRMKEMQKKVRRYNVHRWVEIFMNQLDNIIERQRAMNMRLLSDESRSKMIEKYTKAQKRIIFLDYDGTLKGFAADPQSVSPDQELREIMKNLTKDDRNRVVIISGRDKETLEAWFSDFKVDIIAEHGIWLRRGNTPFEMIDNLNSDWKSKISNILDRYVDRTPGSFVEEKAFSVAWHYRKADADFGDLRARELVGNLNYLISNMNLQVMHGNKVVEVKSQDVNKGKAALKFLADDNYDFVFAAGDDVTDEDTFQALPKKAYTIKVGLGASAARYNLKTVADVRQLLSTFGAIE is encoded by the coding sequence ATGTCAAAAAAAACAATTATTGTCTCGAACAGACTTCCGGTCACTGTAAATAAAAATGCAGATAATTCCCTAAGTTTTAAACCTAGTTCTGGAGGCCTTGCAACAGGATTAAGTACTACTTACAAACAAGGTGGTAACCTTTGGATTGGCTGGCCTGGAACTTACGATCATGACCAAAAGGAAAAAGAACATATTGGTGTTGAGCTTAAAAAAGACAACATGGCACCTGTTTTTTTAACCCAAGAAGATGTTCTAAAGTTCTACGAAGGGTATTCTAATAAAACATTATGGCCTCTTTTCCACTATTTCACTGAATATGCAACCTATGAAAAAGATCTATGGGATTCGTATATCCATGTGAATGAAATGTTCAGAGATGCGATTTTGCAACATGCTGAGCCCGAAGATACTATTTGGGTACATGATTATCAGTTATTGCTTCTCCCTGGTATGTTAAGAGAAGCACTACCCAATGCTACTATTGGCTTCTTCCAACATATTCCTTTCCCATCCTACGAGATTTTCCGTCTATTACCATGGCGTAAAGAAACTCTAGAAGGGGTACTAGGTGCTGATTTAATTGGTTTCCATACCTATGATGATATGCGACACTTCTTAAGTTCAGTCAACCGTCTATTGGGATATGATAGTTCTCTTGGTCTTTTAAAAGTAAAAAATAGATTAGTCTCTGTTGATGCCTTCCCAATGGGTATCGATTACGATAAGTTTGAAAAAGCTGCAGACTCTGAAAAGACAAAGCAAAAAGTTATCGCATATGGAGACTTGCTTAGTAAAAATAAATCGATCCTTTCTATTGACAGATTGGATTATAGTAAAGGTATCAAGCACCGTCTTTTAGGATTTGATAAATTCCTATCAAAATACCCAGAATATCAAGGGCAAGTATCTTTAATCCTATTAGTAGTACCATCTAGAGATAAGGTAGACCAATACCAACATTTGAAAGAAGAAATCGATACACTTGTTGGTAAGATAAATGGTAAGTACAGTAGAATGAATTGGTCACCGATTCACTACTTCTACAGATCATTTAGTTTTGAAGGTTTATCTGCTTTATATAAGGCATCTACGGTAGGTTTAGTCACGCCTCTTCGTGATGGTATGAACCTAGTCTGTAAAGAGTTTGTAGCGAGTAAGACAGACCAACAGGGCGTTCTTATTTTAAGTGAGATGGCCGGCGCTGCCAAAGAACTTTCTGAAGCAATTCTTATCAATCCTAATGACGAGAATCAGATTGTTGAAGCACTATATACGGCATTGACTATGCCTGAGGACGAACAAAGGTCCCGAATGAAAGAAATGCAGAAAAAGGTGAGACGATACAATGTTCACCGATGGGTAGAAATTTTTATGAATCAGCTGGATAACATTATTGAACGTCAAAGAGCAATGAACATGCGATTATTATCTGACGAGTCGAGATCTAAAATGATCGAAAAATATACAAAGGCACAAAAACGTATTATCTTCTTAGATTACGATGGTACGCTAAAAGGTTTTGCTGCCGATCCTCAATCCGTTTCTCCTGATCAAGAATTAAGAGAAATCATGAAAAACTTAACGAAAGACGATAGAAATAGGGTCGTTATTATCAGTGGTAGAGACAAAGAGACATTAGAAGCATGGTTTAGTGATTTTAAAGTCGATATCATTGCTGAACACGGTATTTGGTTAAGAAGAGGAAATACTCCTTTTGAAATGATCGATAACTTAAATTCTGATTGGAAATCAAAAATCAGTAATATCCTCGATCGTTATGTTGACCGTACTCCAGGGTCATTTGTTGAAGAAAAAGCATTCTCTGTAGCTTGGCATTACCGTAAAGCAGATGCTGATTTCGGTGATTTAAGAGCTAGAGAACTTGTTGGTAACCTCAACTATTTAATTTCTAACATGAACCTTCAGGTAATGCATGGAAACAAGGTAGTAGAAGTAAAATCACAAGATGTGAATAAAGGAAAGGCTGCGTTAAAATTCTTAGCAGACGACAACTATGATTTTGTTTTCGCTGCTGGTGATGACGTAACGGATGAAGATACATTCCAAGCTCTTCCTAAGAAAGCTTACACTATCAAAGTAGGTTTAGGGGCCTCTGCTGCAAGATATAACTTAAAAACAGTAGCAGATGTACGTCAGTTACTGTCGACATTCGGTGCAATTGAATAA
- a CDS encoding FecR family protein, protein MIPENDHEFIDKALKHYDQESTSNKDQVDDSSDKELSLLNKVSDELSNMSIPTSKKSKEQSWSEIYGKINSETVKQAEASFIDMLFSPKYMKKVAAIAGVFVGLYAMWFFLSGIQNVTPSDGTLEYTFPDGSTVFLKKGSNIRYLKSGFDGNVYLNGHAQFHLNAVHEGGVSYEVKTDRSIILADAGSIFDVRDDSYLYHITNIGRPLVQVRTPHQDEATSNILLKKGNSLKTKSAELGDVLQGDLTHINWPKGHFIYHEVPLSMVLFDFENQFGVKVVHSLPELSNKVFSGSFKDENINTALSDLTKDLALNFRLEGESVILSDINN, encoded by the coding sequence ATGATACCAGAAAACGATCATGAATTTATAGATAAAGCACTAAAACACTATGACCAAGAAAGTACTTCTAATAAGGATCAGGTAGATGACAGTAGTGATAAGGAGCTGAGTTTATTAAATAAAGTATCAGATGAGTTAAGTAACATGTCTATCCCGACTTCCAAAAAGTCTAAGGAGCAGTCATGGTCAGAAATATATGGGAAAATAAATAGTGAAACAGTAAAGCAAGCTGAAGCAAGTTTTATTGATATGTTGTTTTCTCCAAAGTACATGAAAAAAGTAGCTGCAATTGCTGGAGTATTTGTAGGACTTTATGCCATGTGGTTTTTCCTTAGTGGGATACAAAATGTAACTCCTTCTGATGGAACATTGGAATATACTTTCCCTGACGGTTCAACCGTTTTCTTGAAAAAGGGATCGAATATCAGATACCTGAAATCAGGTTTTGATGGAAATGTCTATTTGAATGGTCATGCACAGTTTCATCTAAATGCTGTTCATGAAGGAGGAGTATCTTATGAAGTAAAGACAGATCGCTCAATAATTTTAGCTGATGCAGGGAGTATTTTTGATGTAAGGGATGATTCTTATTTATATCATATTACAAACATTGGAAGGCCTCTTGTTCAAGTGAGAACACCACATCAAGATGAAGCGACTAGTAATATATTGTTGAAAAAAGGCAATAGCTTGAAAACAAAGTCTGCTGAATTAGGTGATGTATTACAAGGAGATCTGACTCATATCAATTGGCCTAAAGGACACTTTATCTATCATGAAGTACCCTTATCTATGGTGCTCTTTGATTTCGAGAATCAATTTGGAGTTAAGGTAGTTCATTCTTTGCCAGAATTATCAAACAAGGTATTTTCTGGAAGTTTTAAGGATGAAAATATCAATACTGCATTATCTGATTTAACAAAAGATCTTGCACTTAACTTTAGATTAGAAGGAGAGAGTGTGATATTAAGTGATATCAACAATTAA
- the rpsJ gene encoding 30S ribosomal protein S10 — MTQKIRIKLKSYDHNLVDKSAAKIVEAVKKTDAVVAGPVPLPTKKEKFTVLRSPHVNKKSREQFQLCTYKRLIDIFSSSPKTVDALMKLDLPSGVDVEIKV; from the coding sequence ATGACACAAAAAATCAGAATCAAACTTAAGTCATACGATCACAATTTAGTAGACAAATCTGCTGCTAAGATCGTTGAAGCTGTTAAGAAAACAGACGCAGTTGTTGCAGGTCCAGTGCCTCTTCCAACTAAGAAAGAAAAGTTCACAGTTCTTCGTTCACCACACGTTAACAAGAAATCACGTGAGCAATTCCAACTTTGTACTTACAAGCGTTTGATCGATATCTTCTCGTCTTCTCCAAAGACAGTAGACGCATTAATGAAACTTGACTTACCGTCAGGTGTTGATGTTGAGATCAAAGTCTAA
- the fusA gene encoding elongation factor G, whose product MAKKIHLSHQRNIGIMAHIDAGKTTTTERILYYTGKSHKIGEVHDGAATMDWMEQEQERGITITSAATTTTWNYPTEQGKVTPASEEYKVNIIDTPGHVDFTVEVARSLRVLDGAVALFCAVSGVEPQSETVWRQADDYKVPRICFINKMDRAGADFLKAVKTIEEKLGATPVPLQLPIGAEEGFRGVVDLITNEAIVWNEADQGFTYEVIDIPADMVDEVAEWRENLIEAVSTHNEELMEKFFEDPDSITADEVRAAVRKAVMNMEFSPVMCGSAFKNKGVQALLDAVCSYLPSPLDLPDTKGTNPETGEEETRKADASDKFSALAFKIATDPFVGRLCFLRAYSGTLEAGSYVLNMRTGKKERISRLMQMHSNKQNPIPQVEAGDICAGVGFKDIKTGDTLVELGAPIVLEEMVFPEPVIGIAIEPKTKGDVDKLGMAIAKLVEEDPTLTVETDHETGQTILRGMGELHLEIIIDRLKREFNVEINEGAPQVAYREAIKGSTEHRETYKKQTGGKGKFADIQFELGPAEPDEDGVVKPGLQFVDEIKGGVIPKEFIPAIQKGFEAAMDNGALAGYPIDAMRVRLFYGSYHDVDSDALSFELAAKLGFKAAAKSCQPIILEPIMDVSVVTPDEYTGAVIGDINKRRGLPKGQEISNGAVVIKADVPLSELFGYVTDLRTITSGRASASLTFSEYKEVPRNVAEDVIAEAKK is encoded by the coding sequence GTGGCTAAGAAGATCCATCTTTCGCACCAAAGGAATATCGGTATCATGGCTCACATTGATGCTGGTAAAACTACGACAACAGAGCGTATCCTTTATTATACAGGTAAATCTCACAAAATTGGTGAGGTACATGACGGAGCTGCAACAATGGACTGGATGGAGCAAGAGCAAGAGCGTGGTATCACGATTACTTCTGCTGCTACAACCACTACATGGAATTACCCAACTGAACAGGGTAAAGTTACTCCTGCATCTGAAGAGTACAAAGTAAACATCATTGACACTCCTGGTCACGTTGACTTCACAGTAGAAGTAGCGCGTTCATTACGTGTACTTGATGGTGCTGTAGCTCTTTTCTGTGCCGTTTCTGGTGTAGAACCTCAATCTGAAACTGTATGGCGTCAAGCTGATGACTACAAGGTACCTCGTATCTGTTTCATCAACAAAATGGACCGTGCTGGTGCAGATTTCTTAAAAGCAGTGAAAACAATTGAAGAGAAATTGGGTGCAACTCCAGTTCCTTTACAATTACCAATCGGTGCTGAAGAAGGTTTCAGAGGTGTTGTTGACTTAATTACAAACGAAGCAATCGTTTGGAACGAAGCTGACCAAGGATTTACTTATGAAGTAATCGACATCCCTGCTGACATGGTTGACGAAGTTGCTGAGTGGAGAGAAAACCTTATCGAGGCGGTTTCTACTCACAATGAGGAGTTGATGGAGAAATTCTTCGAAGACCCAGATTCAATTACTGCTGATGAAGTTCGTGCTGCAGTTCGTAAGGCTGTTATGAACATGGAATTCTCTCCAGTAATGTGTGGTTCTGCATTCAAGAACAAAGGTGTTCAAGCACTTCTTGACGCTGTATGTTCTTACTTACCATCTCCACTTGACTTACCTGATACAAAAGGTACTAACCCTGAAACAGGTGAAGAGGAGACTCGTAAGGCAGATGCTTCAGATAAATTCTCAGCGTTAGCATTTAAGATCGCTACTGACCCATTCGTAGGTCGTTTATGTTTCTTAAGAGCTTACTCTGGTACTTTAGAAGCTGGTTCGTATGTATTGAACATGCGTACTGGTAAAAAAGAGCGTATCTCTCGTTTGATGCAAATGCACTCGAACAAGCAGAATCCAATCCCTCAAGTTGAGGCAGGTGATATCTGTGCGGGTGTAGGTTTCAAAGACATCAAAACTGGTGATACTCTTGTTGAGCTTGGTGCTCCAATCGTACTAGAAGAGATGGTATTCCCTGAGCCGGTAATCGGTATTGCTATTGAGCCTAAAACAAAAGGTGACGTAGACAAATTAGGTATGGCTATCGCTAAACTAGTAGAAGAGGATCCAACGCTTACAGTTGAAACTGACCACGAAACTGGTCAAACTATCTTAAGAGGTATGGGTGAGCTTCACTTGGAGATCATCATCGACCGTCTTAAGAGAGAATTCAACGTTGAAATTAACGAAGGTGCTCCACAAGTTGCTTACCGTGAGGCGATCAAAGGTTCTACTGAACACAGAGAGACTTACAAGAAACAAACTGGTGGTAAAGGTAAATTCGCAGACATCCAATTCGAACTTGGCCCAGCTGAGCCAGACGAGGATGGTGTTGTTAAGCCAGGTTTACAATTCGTTGACGAAATCAAAGGTGGTGTAATTCCAAAAGAATTTATCCCAGCTATCCAAAAAGGTTTCGAAGCAGCAATGGATAACGGTGCTTTAGCAGGTTACCCAATCGATGCGATGCGTGTTCGTTTATTCTACGGTTCTTACCATGATGTCGATTCAGATGCATTATCATTTGAATTAGCAGCAAAATTAGGTTTCAAAGCGGCAGCAAAATCTTGTCAGCCAATCATCCTTGAGCCTATCATGGACGTTTCTGTAGTTACTCCAGACGAGTACACTGGTGCTGTAATCGGTGATATCAACAAGCGTCGTGGTCTTCCGAAAGGACAAGAGATCTCTAACGGTGCAGTTGTAATCAAAGCTGATGTACCTTTATCAGAGTTATTCGGTTATGTAACTGACCTTCGTACTATTACTTCAGGTCGTGCATCTGCTTCATTAACTTTCTCTGAGTACAAAGAAGTACCAAGAAACGTTGCTGAAGACGTAATTGCTGAAGCTAAGAAGTAA
- the rpsG gene encoding 30S ribosomal protein S7, producing the protein MRKAKPKKRYVLPDPKFGDTMVTKFVNNLMVDGKKSIAYSIFYNALEIVEQKLSKEGETVDALDVWKKGLSNVMPAVEVKARRVGGATFQVPVEVRPDRKTSLGMKWMITMSRKRNERTMKERLAAEIIAASRGEGAAVKKKDDTHRMAEANKAFSHFRF; encoded by the coding sequence ATGAGAAAGGCAAAACCTAAAAAGCGCTACGTATTACCAGATCCTAAATTTGGTGATACTATGGTAACAAAATTCGTTAACAACTTAATGGTTGACGGAAAGAAAAGTATTGCATACAGCATCTTCTACAACGCGTTAGAGATTGTTGAGCAAAAACTTTCAAAAGAAGGCGAAACTGTTGACGCATTAGACGTATGGAAGAAAGGTCTTTCTAACGTAATGCCTGCAGTGGAAGTTAAAGCTCGCCGTGTAGGTGGTGCTACTTTCCAAGTGCCAGTTGAAGTACGTCCAGATCGTAAAACGTCTTTAGGCATGAAGTGGATGATCACTATGTCTAGAAAGCGTAACGAACGTACTATGAAAGAACGTTTAGCTGCCGAAATCATTGCTGCTTCTCGTGGAGAGGGTGCTGCAGTGAAGAAGAAAGACGATACACATCGTATGGCAGAAGCAAATAAAGCATTTTCACACTTTAGATTCTAA
- the rpsL gene encoding 30S ribosomal protein S12: MPTIQQLVRKGRKKIVVKSKSPALDSCPQRRGVCTRVYTTTPKKPNSAMRKVARVRLTNGKEVNAYIPGEGHNLQEHSIVLIRGGRIKDLPGVRYHIVRGALDTAGVEGRGQRRSKYGTKKPKA; the protein is encoded by the coding sequence ATGCCTACTATTCAACAACTTGTTAGAAAAGGGAGAAAAAAGATTGTAGTAAAATCTAAATCTCCAGCATTAGATTCATGCCCTCAACGTAGAGGTGTATGTACAAGAGTTTACACTACTACGCCTAAGAAGCCTAACTCGGCAATGCGTAAAGTAGCTAGGGTTCGTTTGACTAACGGTAAGGAAGTCAACGCTTACATCCCAGGTGAAGGACATAACTTGCAAGAGCACTCAATCGTTTTGATTCGTGGTGGTCGTATTAAGGATCTTCCTGGTGTGAGATATCACATCGTTCGTGGAGCACTTGATACTGCAGGTGTTGAAGGACGTGGTCAACGTCGTTCGAAGTATGGTACTAAGAAGCCTAAGGCTTAA
- the fusA gene encoding elongation factor G, whose translation MAKKISLSHQRNIGIMAHIDAGKTTTTERILYYTGKSHKIGEVHDGAATMDWMEQEQERGITITSAATTTTWNYPTEQGKVTPASEEYKVNIIDTPGHVDFTVEVARSLRVLDGAVALFDAVSGVEPQSETVWRQADDYKVPRICFINKMDRAGADFLKAVKTIEEKLGATPVPLQLPIGAEENFKGVVDLITNEAIVWNEADQGFTYEVIDTPADMVDEVAEWRENLIEAVSTHNEELMEKFFDDPDSITADEIRAAVRKAVMNMEFSPVMCGSAFKNKGVQALLDAVCSYLPSPLDLPDTIGTNPETGEQETRKADASDKFAALAFKIATDPFVGRLCFLRAYSGTLTAGSYVLNMRTGKKERISRLMQMHSNKQNPIPQVEAGDICAGVGFKDIKTGDTLVELGAPIVLEEMVFPEPVIGIAIEPKTKGDVDKLGIAISKLVEEDPTLTVETNHETGQTILKGMGELHLEIIVDRLKREFNVEINEGAPQVAYREAIKSSTEHRETYKKQTGGKGKFADIQFELGPAEPDEDGVIKPGLQFVDEIKGGVIPKEFIPAIQKGFEAAMDNGALAGYPIDAMRVRLFYGSYHDVDSDALSFELAAKLGFKDAAKSCTPIILEPIMDVSVITPDEYTGAVIGDINKRRGLPKGQEIANGAVVIKADVPLSELFGYVTDLRTITSGRASATLTFSEYKEVPANIAQDVIAESKK comes from the coding sequence GTGGCAAAGAAAATTAGTCTTTCGCACCAAAGAAATATTGGTATCATGGCTCACATTGATGCTGGTAAAACCACTACTACTGAACGTATTTTATATTACACTGGTAAATCTCATAAAATTGGAGAAGTTCACGATGGAGCTGCTACCATGGACTGGATGGAACAAGAGCAAGAAAGAGGTATTACAATTACCTCGGCAGCGACCACTACTACTTGGAACTATCCTACTGAACAAGGAAAAGTAACTCCTGCTTCCGAAGAATACAAAGTCAACATCATCGATACACCTGGTCACGTAGACTTCACGGTAGAAGTAGCTCGTTCGCTCAGAGTTCTTGATGGTGCTGTCGCACTTTTTGATGCCGTTTCAGGTGTTGAACCTCAGTCAGAAACTGTATGGCGTCAAGCGGATGATTACAAAGTTCCTCGTATCTGTTTTATCAATAAAATGGATAGAGCCGGTGCCGACTTCTTAAAAGCCGTAAAAACAATTGAAGAAAAGTTAGGCGCCACTCCAGTACCTTTACAACTACCTATTGGAGCTGAAGAAAACTTTAAAGGAGTTGTCGATCTAATCACAAATGAAGCTATTGTATGGAACGAAGCTGACCAAGGCTTTACTTACGAAGTGATCGATACTCCGGCAGACATGGTCGATGAAGTAGCCGAATGGAGGGAAAATCTTATTGAAGCCGTATCAACCCATAACGAAGAATTAATGGAGAAATTCTTCGATGACCCTGATTCCATTACAGCTGATGAAATTCGAGCAGCAGTAAGAAAAGCTGTTATGAATATGGAATTTTCTCCTGTGATGTGCGGGTCAGCTTTTAAAAATAAAGGTGTTCAAGCATTACTAGATGCTGTTTGCTCCTACTTGCCATCACCTTTAGACCTGCCAGACACAATTGGTACTAATCCTGAAACAGGTGAACAAGAAACACGTAAAGCAGATGCTAGTGATAAATTCGCTGCATTAGCTTTTAAAATCGCAACAGATCCTTTCGTTGGCCGCCTTTGTTTCTTAAGAGCTTATTCCGGAACGCTAACTGCAGGGTCTTATGTACTCAATATGCGAACAGGAAAAAAAGAAAGAATCTCTCGTCTGATGCAGATGCACTCCAATAAGCAAAATCCTATTCCACAAGTGGAAGCTGGTGATATTTGTGCAGGTGTGGGTTTTAAAGACATTAAAACTGGCGATACTCTAGTAGAATTAGGAGCCCCAATTGTCTTAGAAGAAATGGTCTTCCCTGAACCTGTAATTGGTATTGCGATCGAACCTAAAACCAAGGGTGATGTAGATAAATTAGGAATTGCCATTTCTAAATTGGTAGAGGAAGACCCTACTTTAACTGTAGAAACCAACCACGAAACAGGTCAGACAATTTTAAAAGGTATGGGTGAGCTACACCTTGAAATTATTGTTGATCGATTAAAAAGAGAATTTAATGTAGAAATCAACGAAGGTGCTCCTCAGGTAGCTTACAGGGAAGCGATTAAATCTTCTACTGAACATAGAGAAACCTATAAAAAACAAACTGGTGGTAAAGGTAAATTTGCCGATATTCAATTTGAACTCGGTCCAGCTGAACCCGATGAAGATGGTGTAATTAAACCAGGTCTTCAGTTCGTTGATGAGATCAAAGGTGGTGTTATTCCTAAAGAATTCATTCCTGCCATTCAGAAAGGTTTTGAGGCAGCTATGGATAATGGAGCACTCGCCGGATACCCAATTGATGCCATGAGAGTACGACTATTCTATGGTTCTTATCATGACGTCGATTCAGATGCACTCTCTTTTGAATTAGCTGCTAAATTAGGCTTTAAGGATGCTGCAAAATCTTGTACTCCAATCATTTTAGAACCGATTATGGATGTCTCGGTTATCACACCAGATGAATATACAGGTGCAGTAATTGGAGACATTAATAAACGACGAGGCTTACCAAAAGGTCAAGAAATTGCGAATGGTGCTGTTGTTATCAAAGCTGATGTACCTTTATCAGAATTATTTGGATATGTTACTGATTTGCGAACGATTACATCAGGTAGAGCATCTGCTACGTTAACCTTCTCAGAATATAAAGAAGTGCCGGCAAATATTGCTCAAGATGTAATTGCAGAGTCAAAAAAATAA